In Cucurbita pepo subsp. pepo cultivar mu-cu-16 chromosome LG04, ASM280686v2, whole genome shotgun sequence, the following are encoded in one genomic region:
- the LOC111792847 gene encoding carbonic anhydrase, chloroplastic-like — MSTASLNTACLRYHSLPLNKSSSFRPFARLNPSSSSSSSIPNLIQNRPVFAAPTPLITPTWREDMGNGSYEEAIEALEKLLREKGDLKAEATSKVEQITAELKSGGX, encoded by the exons ATGTCGACGGCATCGCTTAACACTGCCTGCCTTCGCTATCACTCTCTTCCTCTAAACAAGTCTTCTTCTTTTCGCCCTTTTGCAAGGCTcaacccttcttcttcttcttcttcttctatccctaatcTTATCCAAAACAGGCCTGTTTTTGCTGCCCCTACCCCTCTTATCACCCCGACTTGG AGAGAAGACATGGGGAATGGTTCATATGAGGAAGCCATTGAGGCCTTGGAGAAGCTCCTCAG AGAGAAGGGAGATTTGAAAGCAGAAGCAACATCAAAGGTGGAGCAGATAACAGCTGAATTGAAGAGTGGCGGANAGTAA